From a region of the Hymenobacter jejuensis genome:
- a CDS encoding helix-turn-helix domain-containing protein — protein MKSDSLEELYTKFPPGTSPAVDRQREVGHFNVFNVADLILSYRSRPPMTFDRRAFYKISLIRGRSRIEYADQGVEVNHNALWFATHRVPYRWLPHDLAQNGYFCVFTEEFLLPAKSGMVPSELSVFQPGGVPVLIITDEEYAALELIFRKMEQEIASDYLHKYDLLRAYLVELIHHGQKLQPTTALAPTPNASARLVGLFTDLLERQFPLETPHQQLRLRTATDFASHLAVHVNHLNRVLKETTGHTTTALISSRVAQESKMLLKQTNWTVSEIADSLGFADVAHFCHFFKRQTGLVPSAFRG, from the coding sequence ATGAAATCTGACTCGCTCGAAGAACTCTACACCAAATTCCCGCCTGGGACGTCGCCAGCCGTTGACCGGCAGCGGGAAGTTGGGCATTTCAACGTGTTCAACGTAGCGGACCTTATACTCAGCTACCGCAGCCGGCCGCCGATGACGTTTGACCGTCGGGCTTTCTACAAAATCAGCCTAATTCGTGGGCGCAGCCGGATTGAGTACGCCGACCAAGGAGTAGAGGTGAACCACAACGCCCTGTGGTTTGCCACGCACCGCGTGCCTTATCGCTGGCTGCCGCACGACTTGGCGCAGAACGGCTACTTCTGCGTTTTTACTGAAGAATTCCTACTGCCTGCCAAAAGCGGAATGGTGCCGAGCGAGCTATCAGTTTTCCAACCGGGTGGGGTACCGGTGCTGATCATAACGGATGAAGAATACGCGGCGCTTGAACTCATCTTCCGGAAGATGGAACAAGAAATTGCCTCCGATTACTTGCACAAATACGACCTGCTGCGCGCCTATTTGGTGGAGTTGATTCACCACGGGCAGAAACTCCAACCGACTACCGCCCTGGCGCCTACCCCCAATGCGTCGGCCCGGCTGGTTGGCCTGTTTACTGACCTGCTGGAACGGCAGTTTCCTCTGGAAACTCCGCATCAGCAACTGCGCTTGCGTACCGCCACGGACTTCGCCTCGCATTTGGCCGTGCACGTCAACCACCTCAACCGGGTGCTAAAGGAAACGACCGGCCACACCACTACTGCATTGATTAGCAGCCGGGTAGCGCAGGAGTCCAAGATGTTGTTGAAGCAAACTAACTGGACGGTTTCCGAAATTGCCGACAGCTTGGGCTTTGCTGACGTAGCGCATTTCTGCCATTTCTTCAAGCGGCAAACGGGTTTAGTCCCGAGCGCCTTCCGGGGGTGA
- a CDS encoding DUF4386 family protein, whose translation MLLQLAAALTLPFILTQSLVGGSLAFLTGGAAHAATIRAAVLLSFVGATLTVLLGITAFPVLRRHSQAAAIGFVVVCAGSATLDLVQAAHTLSMLAVSQAFVAAGAAEAERYQVVGVIVAAARRAAHTTQLVAIGAWLFVFYGSLLRFRLVPRVLAGIGLLGVVLQFSGVTLMMLLGQRAIGTLAMPLLPIQITVAIWLLVKGFDEHLPPPAGSASGS comes from the coding sequence TTGTTGTTGCAGTTAGCTGCCGCGCTCACACTGCCCTTTATCTTAACCCAATCCCTCGTTGGGGGCTCGCTAGCGTTCCTGACGGGAGGCGCAGCGCATGCGGCAACGATTCGCGCGGCGGTGTTGCTTTCATTTGTCGGCGCTACATTAACTGTGTTGTTGGGAATCACGGCGTTTCCAGTCTTGCGGCGCCATAGCCAAGCGGCAGCGATCGGGTTCGTGGTCGTGTGTGCCGGCAGTGCCACCCTGGATCTGGTTCAGGCAGCACACACCTTGTCCATGCTGGCCGTCAGCCAGGCGTTTGTGGCCGCTGGGGCCGCCGAGGCCGAGCGCTACCAAGTGGTCGGGGTAATTGTCGCGGCTGCCCGGCGAGCGGCCCATACCACGCAGTTGGTGGCAATTGGAGCTTGGCTGTTTGTGTTTTATGGTTCGCTGTTGCGCTTTCGCCTGGTGCCGCGGGTGTTGGCTGGAATCGGCCTGCTGGGCGTCGTCCTCCAATTCAGTGGCGTCACCCTTATGATGTTGCTGGGGCAGCGCGCCATCGGCACGCTGGCGATGCCGTTGCTCCCCATCCAAATCACGGTGGCGATCTGGCTGCTGGTTAAAGGGTTTGACGAACACCTCCCGCCGCCCGCCGGGTCGGCAAGCGGGTCCTAA
- a CDS encoding glucuronyl esterase domain-containing protein yields MKPAFFFSAILGIVAIGLLPNALLAQSQTPAPAPAPVTKPARVVAGIPVNYSEDSVGTYTLPDPLALGNGKKVTDAATWSKQRRPEIRTWFEQNVYGRAPGKPRNLRFEVFDKGTPAFNGKAMRKQVTVYFSERNDGPKMDLLVYLPANATKPVPLLLNVNFMPNSSLIDDPGVRPGQLWNKEKQKVPAPAYNPSGPMKLTVEPFLDKGIAVASVYYGDIEPDFDGGVKYGVRSLYLKAGQEKFAPDEWGAVAAWSWGLSRALDYFETDKAVDSKHVALLGASRLGKTVLWTGANDPRFALVIASVSGEGGAALARRNYGETIAHLVAPTRYPYQFCQNYQRLANRTDAPMDSHMLVALVAPRPLLLQTGNTDYWSDPKGEFLSAVAATPVYNLLGRQGVPAGPMPAPGQLVGQTLSYYMHEGGHGIILSDYQVFAEFLRVNFLQSK; encoded by the coding sequence ATGAAACCTGCTTTCTTCTTCTCTGCTATCTTGGGTATTGTGGCTATTGGTCTGTTACCCAATGCTTTACTGGCTCAGAGTCAAACGCCAGCCCCGGCACCTGCCCCCGTAACGAAGCCGGCGCGCGTGGTGGCCGGCATTCCGGTAAACTACAGCGAAGATTCTGTTGGCACCTACACGCTGCCCGACCCGTTGGCGTTGGGTAATGGCAAAAAAGTGACCGATGCCGCCACCTGGAGCAAGCAGCGGCGGCCGGAAATCCGGACGTGGTTTGAGCAGAACGTGTACGGCCGCGCCCCCGGCAAGCCGCGCAACCTGCGTTTTGAGGTGTTCGACAAAGGCACGCCCGCCTTCAATGGGAAAGCCATGCGCAAGCAGGTAACGGTATATTTCTCCGAGCGCAACGACGGGCCGAAGATGGACTTGCTGGTGTACCTGCCCGCGAATGCCACCAAGCCGGTGCCGTTGCTGCTCAACGTCAACTTCATGCCCAATTCCTCGCTCATCGATGACCCCGGCGTGCGGCCCGGGCAGCTCTGGAATAAGGAAAAACAAAAGGTGCCTGCGCCCGCTTACAACCCCAGCGGCCCCATGAAGCTCACTGTAGAGCCATTCCTCGACAAAGGCATTGCCGTCGCCTCGGTGTATTACGGCGACATCGAGCCCGACTTTGATGGTGGCGTCAAATACGGCGTGCGCAGCCTTTACCTCAAGGCCGGCCAAGAGAAATTTGCGCCCGACGAGTGGGGCGCCGTGGCCGCCTGGAGTTGGGGCCTGAGCCGGGCGCTGGACTATTTCGAAACGGATAAAGCCGTGGATAGCAAGCACGTAGCCCTGCTCGGCGCCTCACGGCTGGGCAAAACGGTACTCTGGACCGGCGCCAACGACCCTCGATTCGCCTTGGTCATTGCCAGCGTGTCGGGAGAAGGCGGCGCAGCCCTGGCCCGGCGCAACTACGGCGAAACCATCGCCCACTTGGTGGCACCTACTCGGTATCCGTACCAGTTCTGCCAGAATTACCAGCGGCTCGCCAACCGCACCGATGCGCCCATGGATTCGCACATGCTCGTAGCCTTGGTGGCGCCACGACCCTTGCTGCTGCAAACCGGCAACACCGATTACTGGAGCGACCCTAAAGGGGAGTTTCTGTCGGCCGTAGCCGCTACGCCGGTGTACAATTTACTGGGTCGGCAGGGCGTGCCGGCCGGGCCGATGCCAGCGCCCGGCCAATTGGTTGGACAAACACTTAGCTACTACATGCACGAGGGCGGTCACGGCATTATTCTATCTGATTATCAGGTGTTTGCCGAGTTTTTGCGAGTGAATTTCTTACAAAGCAAGTAG
- a CDS encoding glycosyl hydrolase: protein MVVSRRGFMTKALVCLALTAPLPMWTPDAGALPEQGFKNTPEAARLRTRWHWANSNVTKEGVTKTLERMKRVGIAGFRLADGSAGGEQTVNEKVGFGPPTWREAAKYDAEAEGARLQLGATAALALLMRRRCEAMLRIRRGPCDPRQSKTRPPQLQCLGGKPHSLIMQTK, encoded by the coding sequence ATGGTTGTTTCTCGTCGAGGGTTCATGACCAAGGCCTTGGTTTGCCTAGCCCTTACGGCGCCGCTCCCCATGTGGACGCCGGACGCCGGAGCATTGCCGGAACAGGGCTTCAAAAACACGCCCGAGGCTGCCCGCCTGCGCACTCGGTGGCACTGGGCCAATAGCAACGTTACCAAAGAAGGTGTTACCAAGACCCTGGAACGGATGAAGCGGGTCGGTATCGCCGGCTTTCGACTTGCCGACGGGAGTGCCGGCGGCGAGCAAACCGTAAACGAAAAGGTAGGATTCGGCCCGCCCACATGGCGCGAGGCTGCAAAGTACGACGCCGAAGCTGAAGGGGCACGCCTGCAGTTGGGTGCGACAGCAGCCTTGGCGCTATTGATGCGCAGGCGCTGCGAGGCGATGCTTCGAATACGTCGTGGGCCGTGCGACCCACGGCAAAGCAAGACACGGCCTCCCCAACTTCAGTGCCTCGGCGGCAAGCCTCATTCTTTAATCATGCAAACCAAATGA
- a CDS encoding BamA/TamA family outer membrane protein, with the protein MVSGPAVLRAQTLPPVPLAEPASAPKAKGDKPSFIPFPIVFSQPETGLGYGLAVLPVFRLGPDSATRKSSARLIGWRTQKKQSLIQLTHSIFTPGERFFIAGEASFYNQFPINYYGFGPETRLADKSVIQYKVFIFQERALKRLAPGLFAGLQYRLTDLRDVQVNEGIGNDPLNSRLFDRPAREYQQSTRVSGFGPALLYDARDNVLSTYRGSYLEVSALLNGSALGSDYRFSRYLLDARRFQPLTSDNKTILGVQLIGQFQSGEVPFRELANLGGSNLLRGYYEGRYRDRQLLAAQAEVRRVLFGRFNGVLFVGLGQVGNTFRDFGKGGLKAAGGAGLRFRFNRRDRLNVRLDYGVERGGSSGVYFSIGEAF; encoded by the coding sequence ATGGTTTCCGGTCCGGCGGTGCTGCGCGCCCAAACCCTGCCGCCGGTGCCCCTGGCGGAGCCCGCATCGGCTCCAAAAGCCAAAGGCGACAAGCCCAGCTTTATCCCTTTCCCCATTGTGTTTTCGCAGCCCGAAACGGGGCTGGGCTACGGGCTGGCCGTGCTGCCGGTGTTTCGCTTGGGCCCTGACTCGGCCACGCGCAAGTCCAGCGCGCGACTTATTGGCTGGCGCACCCAGAAAAAACAGAGCCTGATCCAGCTCACCCACAGCATTTTTACGCCGGGCGAGCGGTTCTTTATCGCCGGCGAGGCCAGCTTTTACAACCAGTTTCCGATCAATTATTACGGCTTCGGGCCCGAAACGCGGCTGGCCGACAAGTCGGTTATTCAGTACAAGGTCTTCATCTTTCAGGAACGGGCGCTGAAGCGGTTGGCTCCGGGCCTGTTTGCCGGCCTGCAGTACCGGCTGACCGATTTGCGCGACGTGCAAGTGAATGAGGGCATCGGAAACGACCCGCTCAACAGCCGTCTTTTCGACCGGCCTGCCCGCGAGTACCAGCAAAGTACCCGCGTTTCCGGCTTCGGCCCGGCCCTGCTCTACGATGCCCGCGACAACGTGCTGAGCACCTACCGCGGCAGCTACCTGGAGGTGTCGGCCCTGCTCAATGGCAGTGCCCTGGGCAGCGATTACCGCTTCAGCCGCTACTTGCTCGATGCCCGTCGCTTTCAACCCCTGACTTCCGACAACAAGACCATCCTGGGCGTGCAGCTCATAGGGCAGTTTCAGAGTGGCGAGGTGCCGTTTCGGGAGTTGGCCAACCTGGGTGGATCGAACCTGCTGCGCGGCTACTACGAAGGCCGTTACCGCGACCGGCAGCTGCTGGCGGCACAGGCCGAAGTCCGCCGCGTGTTGTTTGGCCGCTTCAACGGGGTGCTTTTCGTCGGGCTGGGGCAGGTCGGCAATACGTTCCGTGATTTCGGCAAAGGGGGCCTGAAGGCGGCCGGCGGGGCCGGCCTGCGCTTCCGCTTCAACCGCCGCGACCGCCTCAATGTGCGCCTCGACTACGGCGTGGAGCGCGGGGGCTCCAGCGGTGTGTATTTCAGCATTGGCGAGGCCTTCTAA
- a CDS encoding methyltransferase family protein has protein sequence MWLLAFFWALYFALHSLLATTWLKAAVARRWPTAARFYRLAYNQLSVWGFLLLFRYQSHLPDNQLFAITPLGLGIGCGLLAAGVLVAVAALRGYDLAEFAGWAYARRGPAAADGPLRTEGLNRLVRHPLYLGLLLGLLGFWLLAPTAVRTVFVGCNLAYLLVGTRLEERKLAQRFGAAYALYRARVPQLLPLKRRA, from the coding sequence ATGTGGCTGCTCGCCTTCTTCTGGGCTCTTTATTTCGCCCTGCATAGCCTGCTGGCCACTACTTGGCTCAAAGCCGCCGTGGCCCGACGCTGGCCCACGGCGGCGCGCTTCTACCGGCTGGCCTACAATCAACTATCGGTATGGGGCTTTTTGCTGTTATTTCGCTACCAAAGTCATCTTCCTGATAATCAGCTATTTGCAATTACACCGCTAGGACTTGGCATTGGCTGCGGGCTGCTAGCGGCAGGCGTGCTGGTAGCCGTGGCCGCGTTGCGCGGCTACGACCTGGCCGAGTTTGCGGGCTGGGCCTACGCGCGCCGCGGCCCAGCCGCTGCCGATGGCCCCTTGCGCACTGAGGGCCTAAACCGGCTGGTGCGCCACCCGCTCTACCTGGGCTTATTGTTGGGGTTGCTGGGGTTCTGGCTACTGGCGCCTACTGCCGTACGCACCGTGTTTGTGGGGTGTAACCTGGCGTATCTGCTGGTAGGCACCCGGCTGGAAGAACGCAAGCTGGCCCAGCGTTTTGGGGCGGCCTATGCGCTTTATCGGGCGCGCGTACCGCAGCTGCTGCCGCTGAAAAGACGAGCCTGA
- a CDS encoding DUF547 domain-containing protein produces the protein MNLKPLSIYSSRLIVLALLLTWPLLGSCQYLRYLRDLNPTMPGTKPISQEPFDALLKKYVDEQGMVNYRAFRADSSKLNAYLTTVSNTLPNEQWSQNDQLAYWLNAYNAFTIQRVLRGYPVKSIRQLGGDKTLVNTVWDQRFIRLDKEKYSLNDLEQRLIRRKFNEYRVHFALVCAAMSCPKLRREAYVGSRLNQQLEDQARDFINDPAKNKLAPANAPQVSEIFNFYPGDFKKGDNTIQKTLNKYSAGPKVAADAPLKYLTYNWALNEQK, from the coding sequence ATGAACCTGAAACCGCTTTCTATCTACTCTTCCCGGCTGATTGTGCTGGCGCTGCTGCTCACCTGGCCCCTGCTGGGCAGCTGCCAATACCTGCGCTACCTGAGAGATTTGAACCCCACGATGCCTGGCACCAAGCCCATCAGCCAGGAGCCGTTTGATGCGCTGCTGAAAAAGTATGTGGATGAGCAGGGAATGGTCAATTACCGCGCCTTCCGGGCCGATTCCAGCAAGCTAAACGCTTACCTGACCACCGTCAGCAACACGTTGCCCAACGAGCAGTGGAGCCAAAACGACCAGCTCGCTTACTGGCTGAATGCCTACAACGCCTTCACTATCCAGCGGGTGCTGCGCGGCTATCCGGTGAAAAGTATCCGCCAGCTCGGCGGCGACAAAACCCTGGTAAACACCGTATGGGACCAGCGCTTTATTCGTCTGGACAAGGAAAAATACTCGCTCAACGACCTGGAGCAGCGTCTGATCCGGCGCAAGTTCAATGAATACCGGGTGCACTTTGCTCTTGTCTGCGCGGCCATGTCGTGCCCAAAGCTGCGCCGCGAGGCCTACGTGGGCAGCCGCCTCAACCAGCAGCTCGAAGACCAGGCCCGGGATTTTATCAACGACCCGGCCAAAAACAAGCTCGCGCCTGCCAATGCGCCGCAGGTGTCGGAGATCTTCAACTTCTATCCCGGCGACTTCAAAAAAGGGGACAACACCATCCAAAAGACGTTGAACAAGTATTCGGCCGGCCCAAAAGTTGCCGCCGATGCCCCGCTCAAGTACCTGACCTACAACTGGGCGCTCAACGAGCAGAAGTAA
- a CDS encoding TonB-dependent receptor, translating into MLPTSTFFGRLLPAAAVVCALAPAAHAQNAASSSVTGTITDAQGQPLAGATVVLNPGRIGTATDRNGAFTLAAPAGTYTATVSYLGYKVANQTITVGDGTTPALNAALAPDPLLMDAVVVTGSFNPQSKLESATAVTSLNNRQIQNRVSRGTADLLMAVPGFRVNSDGGEAANSVSPRGLPVNAESGFGFLQLMEDGLPILEVGSLTFAKSDIHFRVDETIDRLEVLRGGSAGIFANNAPGGIVNFLSKTGTGDKIHGIVRLTGGDQGFHSDRTGAAQLGGLQRFDANVGGPIAGTALRFNIGGFYRYDVGTRYAGFPANVGGGVKANVTYNLKNGYVRLYGKYLNDRVAYYTSIPYQNLNHPQQIPGGPDFHHGTMESQYQQVTTFPNPFNNGQGDLTRNLADGQHTRYKAISSEVFFDLGNGFSLTDNARLLDANLSTDGVYDIQPPVPGLGLAAQYAGLKAFGAGTPQFSYADDPAHTPLNIATLNGNGLVNIAGIFPDDKPATNAINNLKLQKTVGQHQLTGGFYASRYTIKERLSYNLVLQEVANRPRLLNIIIPTAGPLFGGQPIEVTKNGFLYESYGSGILFNSSNTTQVLSYYAGDQWQATDKLRLDGGVRLETSHAKGYSPKTAILNRPDATFTPYLGAPSAANGYAGSNGGLDGQYRTFYDNRFLQNISDVRSWDFNFRTFNYSLGANYKLSDNVAAYARYSNSGVAPSNDQFAYGVNPRDQNVTIRGEVQRVLQAEAGLKVATARFSAGVVPFYSRNKNIPFTIQTSDANGGLTLVPQRGDVDNLGVELETTYSPVQGLTLRGIGTVQRPRFLDFNIQVPYDPQTPAKAGTQIINLRGNKLEDTPDVLLEGGAEYAYRGFSVFANYRWFGERYATKRNNLLLPSYGVLFGGIVYDFTDGALKGAQLRVQGSNLLNTIGFGDAAARNGENFSAEYLKAQAANGKTNAENAYNLVRPILPRNITASVAYSF; encoded by the coding sequence ATGCTTCCAACCTCTACTTTCTTCGGGCGGCTGCTTCCGGCTGCGGCCGTAGTCTGTGCCTTGGCTCCTGCCGCCCACGCTCAAAACGCGGCTTCAAGTTCGGTAACGGGCACCATTACCGATGCCCAGGGTCAGCCTCTGGCGGGCGCTACGGTGGTGCTCAACCCCGGTCGCATTGGCACCGCTACCGACCGCAACGGCGCCTTTACGCTTGCGGCCCCGGCAGGCACCTATACCGCCACCGTATCGTACCTGGGATATAAGGTTGCTAATCAGACGATTACCGTAGGCGATGGTACTACGCCAGCGCTGAACGCCGCCCTGGCCCCCGACCCGCTGCTGATGGACGCGGTAGTCGTGACCGGCTCTTTCAACCCCCAGAGCAAGCTGGAAAGCGCCACCGCCGTGACCTCGCTTAACAACCGGCAGATTCAAAACCGGGTTTCGCGCGGCACGGCTGACCTGCTGATGGCCGTGCCGGGCTTCCGGGTGAACTCCGACGGCGGCGAGGCGGCCAACTCCGTGTCGCCGCGCGGCCTGCCGGTAAATGCCGAGTCGGGCTTCGGGTTTTTGCAGCTTATGGAAGACGGCCTACCGATTCTGGAAGTCGGCTCGCTCACGTTTGCCAAGTCCGATATTCACTTCCGTGTCGATGAAACCATCGACCGGCTGGAGGTGCTGCGCGGGGGCTCGGCGGGCATTTTTGCCAATAACGCGCCCGGCGGCATCGTCAACTTTCTGAGCAAAACCGGCACCGGCGACAAAATCCACGGCATTGTGCGCCTTACCGGCGGCGACCAGGGCTTTCACTCCGACCGCACCGGCGCGGCCCAGCTTGGGGGCCTGCAGCGCTTCGACGCGAACGTGGGCGGCCCGATTGCCGGCACGGCGCTGCGCTTCAATATCGGCGGCTTTTACCGCTACGACGTGGGCACCCGCTACGCCGGCTTCCCGGCCAACGTGGGCGGCGGCGTGAAAGCCAACGTGACCTACAACCTGAAAAATGGCTACGTGCGTCTCTACGGCAAGTACCTCAACGACCGGGTGGCCTACTACACCAGCATTCCCTACCAAAACTTGAACCACCCGCAGCAGATTCCGGGCGGCCCCGACTTTCACCACGGCACGATGGAGTCGCAGTACCAGCAGGTTACCACCTTTCCCAACCCCTTCAACAACGGCCAGGGCGACCTGACCCGCAACCTGGCCGACGGCCAGCACACGCGCTACAAGGCCATTTCGTCGGAGGTGTTTTTTGATCTGGGCAACGGCTTCTCGCTCACCGACAACGCTCGCCTGCTGGACGCCAACCTGAGTACCGACGGCGTGTACGACATTCAGCCGCCGGTGCCGGGCCTGGGCTTGGCTGCACAATATGCTGGTCTGAAAGCCTTTGGCGCGGGCACGCCACAGTTTTCCTACGCCGACGACCCGGCCCATACGCCCCTCAACATTGCCACCCTCAACGGCAATGGCCTGGTGAACATCGCCGGCATTTTCCCCGACGACAAGCCCGCGACCAACGCCATCAACAACCTGAAGCTGCAAAAAACGGTGGGCCAGCACCAGCTGACCGGGGGCTTCTACGCCAGCCGCTACACCATCAAGGAGCGGCTGAGCTATAACCTTGTGTTACAAGAAGTTGCCAACCGCCCCCGGTTGCTGAACATCATTATCCCTACGGCGGGGCCACTGTTCGGAGGCCAGCCGATTGAGGTCACGAAAAACGGCTTTCTGTACGAAAGCTACGGCAGCGGCATCCTGTTCAATTCCAGCAACACGACCCAGGTGCTGAGCTACTACGCCGGCGACCAGTGGCAGGCCACCGACAAGCTACGCCTCGACGGCGGGGTGCGGCTTGAAACCAGCCATGCGAAAGGCTACTCGCCCAAAACGGCCATTCTCAACCGCCCGGATGCCACGTTTACCCCCTATCTGGGCGCTCCTTCGGCGGCCAACGGCTACGCCGGCTCCAACGGCGGCCTCGACGGGCAGTACCGGACCTTTTACGACAACCGCTTTTTGCAGAACATCAGCGACGTGCGCAGCTGGGACTTCAACTTCCGCACTTTCAATTACTCGCTGGGCGCCAACTACAAGCTCTCGGACAACGTGGCTGCCTATGCCCGCTACAGCAACTCGGGCGTGGCCCCTAGCAACGACCAATTTGCCTACGGCGTCAATCCGCGCGACCAGAACGTGACCATCCGCGGCGAGGTGCAGCGCGTGCTCCAGGCCGAAGCCGGCCTTAAAGTTGCTACTGCGCGCTTTAGTGCGGGCGTGGTACCTTTTTACAGCCGCAACAAGAATATTCCGTTCACGATCCAGACCTCCGATGCCAACGGCGGCCTGACCCTCGTGCCCCAGCGCGGCGACGTGGATAACCTGGGCGTAGAGCTGGAAACGACCTACTCGCCGGTGCAGGGCCTGACCCTGCGCGGTATCGGTACGGTGCAGCGGCCGCGCTTCCTCGATTTCAACATCCAGGTACCCTACGATCCGCAGACCCCGGCCAAAGCCGGCACCCAAATAATCAACCTCCGTGGCAACAAGCTGGAAGATACTCCCGACGTGCTGCTGGAAGGCGGTGCCGAGTACGCTTACCGGGGCTTTAGCGTATTTGCCAACTACCGCTGGTTTGGCGAGCGGTACGCTACCAAGCGCAACAACCTGCTACTGCCGAGCTACGGCGTGCTGTTTGGCGGCATCGTGTACGACTTCACCGACGGCGCTCTGAAGGGCGCGCAGCTGCGTGTGCAGGGCTCTAACCTGCTTAACACCATTGGCTTTGGCGATGCCGCGGCCCGCAACGGCGAAAACTTCTCGGCCGAGTACCTCAAGGCCCAGGCCGCCAACGGCAAGACCAACGCCGAAAACGCTTACAACCTGGTGCGGCCCATTCTGCCGCGCAACATCACGGCCAGCGTGGCCTACTCGTTTTAG
- a CDS encoding YihY/virulence factor BrkB family protein yields the protein MHLPVRRYQFSDVRKRRTYRKFIVWLKGLHIAEGRASVYDVVDRMIQEAKLDSITKRASYMAFNFTIAIFPTIIFLFTLIPYIPVPNLNVDILQFLSDLMPKEMYAATATTIEDIVNIPHGGLLSFGFATALVLSSNGLMALLDAFEKKYPSFKRRTYLRKRVIATLLTVVLSFVLLFAIAGIFFGTYIIDDLVFNEIVPEQFTSQLIALIKYGSVVGLFLMTTCLVYYYVPPVHDKWPFISAGAIVATLLIFLVSFLFILYVKIFDSYNHFYGSVGALVGFMVWLDFVCMTLILGFEVNVSIDAVTGRLKVR from the coding sequence ATGCATCTGCCCGTTCGCCGTTATCAGTTTTCCGACGTGCGCAAGCGGCGTACGTACCGCAAGTTTATCGTGTGGCTCAAGGGGTTGCACATTGCCGAAGGGCGCGCCTCGGTGTACGATGTCGTGGATCGGATGATTCAGGAAGCCAAGCTCGACAGCATCACGAAGCGGGCGAGCTACATGGCGTTCAACTTCACGATTGCCATTTTCCCGACCATCATCTTCCTGTTTACACTCATCCCGTACATCCCGGTCCCGAACCTGAACGTGGATATCTTGCAATTTCTGAGCGACTTAATGCCCAAGGAAATGTACGCCGCCACGGCCACGACCATCGAAGACATCGTGAACATTCCGCACGGCGGCTTGCTTTCCTTCGGATTTGCCACGGCGCTGGTGTTGAGCTCCAACGGGCTCATGGCATTGCTGGACGCCTTCGAGAAGAAGTACCCCTCGTTCAAGCGCCGTACTTACCTACGCAAGCGCGTGATCGCTACGCTACTGACGGTGGTGCTTTCCTTCGTGCTGCTGTTTGCGATTGCTGGTATCTTCTTTGGTACATATATCATTGATGATCTGGTGTTTAACGAAATAGTGCCCGAGCAGTTTACCAGCCAGCTTATTGCCCTGATCAAGTACGGATCGGTCGTGGGGCTATTCCTGATGACCACATGCCTGGTGTACTACTACGTGCCGCCCGTGCACGACAAATGGCCTTTCATTTCGGCGGGCGCAATAGTGGCCACGTTGCTGATCTTCCTGGTGTCGTTTCTGTTCATCCTTTACGTCAAGATTTTCGACAGCTACAACCACTTCTACGGGTCGGTAGGCGCGTTGGTAGGCTTCATGGTGTGGCTCGACTTTGTGTGTATGACCCTGATTTTGGGCTTTGAAGTAAACGTCAGCATCGACGCGGTGACCGGAAGATTGAAAGTGCGGTAA
- a CDS encoding acyl-CoA thioesterase, producing MYTSDVQIRVRYAETDQMGYVYHGNYAAYFEVARTEAFRQLGIRYKDLEADGVGMPVGEIRTRFRRPARYDDLLTVRLLLRQPAEGSRILFEYEIYNEAQTLLTEGHTLMVFVSTATGRPVPIPADIQGKLAPFFTDEEIVGPVIPPVQKRPDDAPAPATFGK from the coding sequence ATGTATACCTCCGACGTCCAAATCCGAGTCCGCTATGCCGAAACTGACCAAATGGGCTACGTGTACCACGGCAACTACGCAGCGTATTTCGAAGTGGCTCGTACTGAGGCATTTCGCCAATTGGGCATTCGTTACAAGGACCTTGAAGCCGATGGCGTAGGAATGCCGGTAGGGGAGATCCGCACTCGTTTTCGTCGCCCCGCCCGCTACGACGACCTGCTGACGGTGCGCTTGCTGTTGCGTCAGCCAGCGGAAGGCTCGCGGATACTGTTTGAGTACGAGATTTACAACGAAGCCCAGACGCTGCTTACCGAAGGCCACACGCTGATGGTGTTCGTAAGCACGGCCACCGGTCGGCCCGTCCCGATTCCGGCGGACATTCAGGGCAAGCTGGCCCCGTTTTTTACGGATGAGGAGATTGTGGGTCCGGTTATTCCGCCCGTGCAAAAGCGCCCAGACGACGCACCGGCACCAGCTACTTTTGGCAAGTAG